One window of the Betaproteobacteria bacterium genome contains the following:
- a CDS encoding NAD(P)/FAD-dependent oxidoreductase, with amino-acid sequence MVDRPRVVIIGAGPAGLTAALELVRSGRAYPVVLEASREIGGISRTVNYKGNRMDIGGHRFFSKSDWVMEWWRSILPITDEDSELAETTIAYRNKTRSVRVDGQQAGKTLRVRRRLSRIYFLRKYFDYPIKLNRNTLSNLGGARVLRIAASYAWANAFPRRPEKTLEDFLRNRFGRELYRTFFRDYTEKVWGVPCQEISAEWGAQRIKGLSVLAALRHALKRSRAPAGVGDRQDLPTSLVERFLYPSLGPGQLWEEVARQVVAGGGEIHLGCRVSGFDRDERVIRAVRCQDEGGEASHFVGDYFVSTMPVKDLVGGMSPPAPVKVAEIASALPYRDFITVGLLVARMQANTQARSDHPRNMPPDNWIYIQESDVRIGRLQVFNNWSPDLVADRNTIWLGLEYFCQEGDDLWSLSDEDMRRLAVTELARIGMVDPADVLDGTVIRVPKSYPAYFGAYQQFQTVREWLDGFENLFLIGRNGMHRYNNQDHSMLTAKLAVEAILSGSSDKTAIWEVNIDDDYHEEKRGEDG; translated from the coding sequence AGGCGTCCCGTGAAATTGGAGGGATATCGCGGACCGTCAATTACAAGGGCAACCGGATGGATATTGGCGGGCATCGGTTCTTTTCCAAGTCAGACTGGGTGATGGAATGGTGGCGGTCAATATTGCCCATTACTGACGAAGATTCTGAGCTTGCGGAAACGACGATCGCTTACAGAAACAAGACGCGGTCGGTTCGTGTCGATGGACAGCAGGCCGGCAAGACGCTTCGGGTTCGTCGTCGCCTTTCGCGCATTTATTTTTTGAGAAAATATTTTGACTACCCCATCAAATTGAACCGCAACACCCTGTCCAACCTCGGTGGGGCGAGAGTTCTCAGGATTGCGGCAAGCTACGCTTGGGCAAATGCCTTCCCCAGACGACCGGAAAAAACGCTGGAGGATTTTCTGCGCAATCGCTTCGGCCGGGAGTTGTATCGAACATTCTTCCGCGACTACACCGAGAAGGTCTGGGGGGTTCCTTGCCAGGAGATCAGCGCAGAATGGGGAGCGCAGCGGATCAAAGGACTTTCTGTCCTGGCAGCCTTGCGCCATGCTTTGAAGCGCAGTCGGGCTCCGGCAGGCGTGGGGGACCGGCAGGATCTGCCGACGAGTCTGGTCGAGCGCTTTCTGTATCCTTCCTTGGGTCCAGGGCAACTGTGGGAAGAAGTTGCGCGGCAGGTGGTCGCGGGGGGGGGAGAGATTCACCTAGGGTGCAGAGTTTCTGGATTCGACCGCGACGAACGGGTGATACGAGCCGTGCGCTGCCAGGACGAGGGGGGGGAGGCGAGCCACTTTGTCGGTGACTATTTCGTCTCGACTATGCCGGTCAAGGATCTCGTCGGCGGGATGAGTCCTCCAGCCCCCGTGAAGGTGGCGGAAATTGCATCAGCATTGCCGTACCGGGATTTCATTACCGTTGGGTTGCTCGTTGCGCGCATGCAAGCGAACACCCAGGCCCGGAGCGACCATCCTCGCAACATGCCGCCGGACAACTGGATCTACATTCAGGAGAGCGACGTGCGCATTGGCCGTCTCCAGGTATTCAACAACTGGAGCCCGGATCTGGTTGCCGACCGGAACACCATCTGGCTAGGTCTCGAGTATTTTTGCCAGGAGGGCGACGATCTCTGGTCGCTTTCCGATGAGGACATGCGGCGTCTTGCCGTGACCGAGCTTGCGCGCATCGGCATGGTCGACCCGGCGGATGTTCTCGATGGGACTGTTATCCGTGTTCCCAAGTCCTACCCTGCCTACTTCGGCGCTTATCAGCAGTTTCAAACCGTGAGGGAGTGGTTGGACGGTTTCGAGAATTTGTTTCTGATCGGAAGAAACGGAATGCATCGCTACAACAACCAGGATCATTCGATGCTGACTGCGAAGCTTGCGGTGGAGGCCATTCTTTCGGGCAGCAGCGACAAGACCGCGATCTGGGAAGTCAACATTGATGACGACTATCACGAGGAAAAGCGGGGCGAGGATGGGTGA
- a CDS encoding glycosyltransferase family 2 protein: MGDRLHAPDEDGPPGDDVMVSAVMPCLNEEQTLGLCIEKAQRCFARLGLTGEVVVADNGSTDRSVAIAESLGARVVHESRRGYGAALLAGIGAARGGIIVMADADDSYDWEAMDDFIAAVRGGSDLVMGNRFRGGIEPGAMPPLHRYFGNPVLSWLAGLMYRIPVGDFHCGMRAFSRDAFARISVRTTGMEFATEMVVNAARAGLRITEIPTRLFPDKRDRPPHLRSFRDGWRHLRFMLTYAPDYLYVGPGAALFFAGVLGMALLAAGPAELGGFRLGIHFLALASLLTLLGANVVGFGMLAQLINSRHKAIENDSFFGWLLRYFTLERGMVLGGLLCLGGGLVDAWIFFEWLARNRGDMKDTVHLAFVASTIVVLGVNTLFGVFLFNMVREETGAWKA; this comes from the coding sequence ATGGGTGATCGACTGCATGCGCCTGACGAGGATGGGCCGCCCGGGGATGACGTCATGGTCTCGGCGGTCATGCCATGCCTGAACGAGGAACAGACCTTGGGTCTGTGCATCGAGAAGGCCCAGCGGTGCTTCGCACGACTGGGCCTTACGGGTGAGGTCGTGGTTGCGGACAATGGTTCGACGGATCGTTCTGTGGCGATTGCGGAATCCCTTGGGGCGCGGGTCGTGCACGAGTCGCGCCGCGGCTACGGTGCAGCGCTGCTCGCAGGAATTGGGGCGGCTAGAGGGGGGATCATCGTGATGGCCGACGCCGACGATTCCTACGACTGGGAGGCCATGGACGATTTCATCGCCGCGGTCCGGGGCGGATCAGACCTGGTTATGGGCAATCGCTTCCGGGGCGGTATCGAGCCGGGCGCAATGCCTCCGTTGCATCGCTATTTTGGTAACCCGGTTCTGTCCTGGCTGGCCGGGCTCATGTACCGAATACCGGTCGGGGACTTTCACTGTGGAATGCGCGCTTTCTCGCGCGATGCCTTTGCACGCATTTCCGTTCGCACGACGGGAATGGAGTTCGCGACGGAAATGGTGGTGAACGCGGCTCGTGCCGGGCTTCGCATTACCGAGATTCCTACTCGCCTGTTTCCCGACAAGCGGGATCGGCCACCGCATTTGCGCTCGTTCAGGGACGGCTGGCGCCACTTGCGCTTCATGCTCACCTACGCCCCGGACTACCTGTACGTGGGGCCGGGTGCAGCGCTCTTTTTCGCTGGGGTCTTGGGGATGGCATTGCTCGCTGCGGGGCCCGCGGAACTTGGCGGATTTCGCCTCGGCATTCATTTCTTGGCTTTGGCCAGCCTGCTTACCCTGCTTGGTGCGAATGTCGTTGGATTCGGGATGCTGGCCCAACTGATCAATTCCCGGCACAAAGCCATCGAAAATGACTCCTTCTTCGGGTGGCTGCTGCGCTATTTCACCCTTGAGCGGGGTATGGTTCTGGGCGGCCTGCTCTGTTTGGGAGGGGGGCTGGTCGATGCCTGGATATTTTTCGAGTGGCTCGCAAGAAATCGCGGGGACATGAAGGACACTGTGCATCTTGCCTTTGTCGCGTCAACGATCGTCGTGCTGGGAGTCAATACACTTTTTGGCGTATTCCTCTTCAATATGGTCCGGGAAGAGACAGGGGCATGGAAGGCTTGA
- a CDS encoding glycosyltransferase, whose protein sequence is MEGLIEGEAFEASGGHSFGEAAAVPGKGEVLVSIITATYNAGAMLRHTIRSLREQVFRDFEWIVIDGGSTDGTFQLLEGNKDLLSYWVSEPDSGIYDAWNKACAHIHGQWVLFLGAGDVLAAPDVLGRVAPYLDAADASQSLVYGRMQYLSAGKRVVLEEVGQAWEEIAGRWEIGRWVLPPHGAIFHRVSLFSGSEPFDARYRIAADAKLLLSVVREVSPLFVPVTISAAPIGGTSFRLDSARRMAVELSAINHELGLVVPLRHRLEEGLRLAIIDVLLCIPPALAHRVADALRRVCGRPQRWSVE, encoded by the coding sequence ATGGAAGGCTTGATCGAAGGCGAGGCATTTGAGGCTTCCGGGGGCCACTCCTTCGGGGAAGCAGCCGCGGTTCCGGGGAAAGGGGAAGTGTTGGTTTCGATCATTACCGCGACCTACAATGCGGGCGCCATGCTTCGCCATACCATCCGGTCGCTGCGGGAACAGGTATTTCGGGACTTCGAGTGGATCGTCATCGACGGTGGTTCGACCGATGGTACGTTCCAACTCCTTGAGGGCAACAAGGACTTGCTCAGCTACTGGGTGAGCGAGCCGGATTCCGGGATATACGATGCGTGGAACAAGGCTTGTGCGCATATTCACGGTCAGTGGGTACTGTTTTTGGGGGCCGGTGACGTTCTGGCGGCGCCGGACGTCCTGGGTCGCGTGGCGCCTTATCTTGACGCTGCGGATGCGAGCCAGTCGCTGGTTTATGGCCGCATGCAGTATCTCTCTGCCGGAAAGCGCGTGGTGCTGGAAGAGGTCGGTCAAGCCTGGGAAGAGATAGCGGGGCGTTGGGAGATCGGGCGCTGGGTTCTTCCGCCACACGGGGCAATTTTCCATCGAGTGAGCCTGTTCTCCGGATCGGAACCCTTCGATGCGCGCTACAGGATTGCGGCGGACGCCAAATTGCTGCTCTCGGTGGTGCGCGAGGTTTCACCTCTGTTCGTGCCAGTGACCATTTCCGCGGCGCCTATCGGAGGGACCTCTTTTCGTCTGGATTCGGCTCGCCGGATGGCAGTGGAGCTGAGCGCAATCAATCATGAACTCGGGCTGGTCGTTCCCTTGCGACATCGGCTCGAAGAGGGCCTACGTCTGGCGATCATCGATGTCCTCCTCTGCATTCCGCCTGCGTTGGCCCATAGGGTTGCGGACGCATTGCGGCGGGTCTGCGGTCGTCCGCAGCGGTGGTCGGTGGAGTAG
- a CDS encoding class I SAM-dependent methyltransferase, which yields MRTNPRPDATSLHAYYPDDYAPYETSAVAIGVPAPRRPWLLRILQRLVDSRSQWLPTLVPGKMLEFGCASGGFLAKMRARGWSVEGVDISPVATACAREHGLAVHTGTLDSLPVEAGTFDLVVGWMALEHLPDPVEALRFLHGRTRPGGWLVISIPNAAAFEFRIFGRYWYALQVPAHLFHFTPTTMNNLLLAAGWRPQGVFHHRSAANLVGSLGHLLEDSGCQKIGAALVRGVSRSPALHALMWPLALVLGLLRQSGRMTVWARKSDA from the coding sequence ATGCGCACCAATCCGCGGCCAGATGCAACGTCGCTCCATGCCTACTATCCCGACGACTATGCCCCTTACGAGACGTCTGCAGTGGCAATTGGCGTGCCTGCGCCACGCCGCCCGTGGCTGTTGAGGATACTCCAGCGCCTGGTCGATTCGCGATCGCAATGGTTGCCCACCCTTGTCCCGGGCAAGATGCTGGAATTTGGCTGCGCTTCCGGCGGATTCCTGGCAAAGATGCGCGCACGGGGCTGGTCGGTCGAAGGCGTCGATATCTCACCTGTTGCTACGGCCTGCGCGCGGGAACACGGACTGGCCGTGCATACCGGCACGCTCGATTCGCTCCCCGTCGAGGCTGGTACCTTTGACCTTGTAGTTGGGTGGATGGCCCTCGAACACCTGCCTGATCCGGTCGAGGCCTTGCGCTTTCTGCATGGTCGTACCCGCCCTGGGGGCTGGCTGGTGATTTCCATTCCCAATGCGGCTGCATTCGAGTTTCGCATTTTTGGCCGGTACTGGTACGCGCTTCAAGTGCCGGCACACCTTTTTCATTTCACGCCGACGACCATGAACAATTTGCTGCTGGCCGCGGGTTGGCGTCCGCAAGGGGTGTTTCACCATCGATCCGCCGCCAATCTGGTGGGGAGCCTGGGGCATCTGCTCGAAGATTCAGGTTGTCAAAAAATTGGAGCGGCACTGGTTCGCGGAGTGTCGCGCTCGCCCGCCCTCCACGCACTTATGTGGCCGTTGGCGCTGGTTCTTGGCTTGCTTCGCCAGTCCGGGCGCATGACCGTCTGGGCGAGGAAATCGGATGCTTGA
- a CDS encoding glycosyltransferase family 4 protein, with protein MLEVAALTAGWHVPSSRFRIRQHIPRLATVGVRVTEYCPPISKYAEIPGFGASVPFRYKFPLTGILWLCKVVASVPGVLGSYRKDVTWLSRDLVVGLPTLEPILKSPLVLDVDDAIWCTWPLGSASARMSARRSALVLAGNATLAGWFADYARRVEIVPTAVDVDRFVPITNSNPRATLTLGWIGSGSNLAYLQDIVPALAEVMRRRSEVRLRIVSNMAPRFSGLQGSRVDYVPWSTTGEVQAIQGMDIGLMPMPDNEWTRGKCSFKMLQYLACGKAAVVSPVGMNKEVLAQAEVGLGPRNRDEWVDALVALIDDAGERGRLGANGRQLVERCYAARVIADRIAGLLSTLT; from the coding sequence ATGCTTGAAGTGGCGGCGCTCACCGCCGGATGGCATGTTCCGTCCTCGCGGTTTCGTATACGGCAGCATATTCCTCGCCTGGCGACGGTGGGGGTCCGTGTGACGGAGTACTGCCCGCCCATCAGCAAGTACGCTGAAATTCCAGGATTCGGGGCTTCGGTACCGTTCCGATACAAGTTTCCGCTGACGGGGATCTTGTGGCTGTGCAAGGTGGTAGCCAGTGTTCCAGGGGTTCTGGGGTCGTACAGGAAGGATGTCACCTGGCTTAGCCGCGACCTGGTCGTCGGCTTGCCCACTCTGGAGCCCATTCTGAAGTCCCCTTTGGTCCTTGATGTCGACGACGCCATCTGGTGCACGTGGCCACTGGGCAGCGCATCGGCGCGCATGAGCGCACGCCGATCTGCCCTCGTCCTGGCTGGCAACGCCACTTTGGCGGGGTGGTTTGCCGACTACGCGCGCCGCGTTGAGATTGTCCCTACTGCCGTGGACGTTGACCGCTTTGTTCCGATCACCAATTCGAACCCGCGTGCGACGCTGACCCTCGGATGGATCGGGTCGGGATCAAATCTGGCTTACCTGCAGGATATTGTGCCGGCCCTGGCCGAGGTGATGAGACGGCGTTCGGAAGTGAGACTCCGCATCGTGAGCAATATGGCGCCGCGATTTTCAGGCCTGCAAGGGTCGCGGGTGGATTATGTGCCCTGGAGCACCACAGGGGAGGTTCAGGCAATACAGGGGATGGACATTGGCCTGATGCCGATGCCGGACAATGAATGGACGCGCGGCAAGTGCAGTTTCAAAATGCTGCAGTACCTCGCCTGCGGGAAGGCGGCGGTGGTTTCCCCCGTGGGCATGAACAAGGAGGTGCTGGCTCAGGCGGAAGTCGGTCTTGGCCCTAGGAACAGGGACGAGTGGGTCGATGCGCTTGTCGCGCTCATAGACGATGCGGGCGAACGTGGACGCCTCGGCGCGAATGGGCGGCAGCTTGTCGAACGGTGCTATGCGGCAAGAGTGATCGCCGATCGCATTGCGGGTCTGTTGTCGACGTTGACATGA
- a CDS encoding glycosyltransferase produces MKILIVTYSDRQGGAGKALLRIAGHLQACGQSVSVMVARRESVSDLVDGPGRGWNGSAGQALRSLAARAIICAATGSRAADRSLGAFRGGLGKAINATDADVVMLGWTGEETISIGEIAEIKKPVVWRFSDMWPLLGTEHYASESEFVRYTVAGAGQIAGAWDLDARVFRRKLRLWRRAIPVIAPSRWMGECVRRSAFANTWPVRIVPTPVDTGVFAPRDRAAARRALGLPLDRRLIVFGALGGDTDPRKGADLLAAATVTLRSSELACIIVGKDTPGRRAEFSLPTFDLGLINDDATLAGIYAAADVAVLPSRLDNLPQFGLEAQACGCPVVTFDTGGLSDLVEDRVTGALAEPFCVADLAAAIRWVVSDQARLTALSHAARERALALWAPEVVLPQYLDVFARAARGDFSLGTALVP; encoded by the coding sequence ATGAAGATACTCATCGTGACCTACAGCGATCGCCAGGGGGGGGCAGGGAAGGCTTTGCTCCGTATCGCCGGGCATCTTCAAGCCTGTGGCCAATCTGTCAGCGTCATGGTAGCCCGCCGGGAGTCAGTTTCCGATCTCGTCGATGGGCCCGGGCGCGGGTGGAATGGCTCTGCTGGTCAAGCATTACGCAGTCTGGCGGCTCGTGCGATCATTTGCGCCGCGACGGGTTCCAGGGCAGCGGATCGATCATTGGGGGCTTTCCGTGGTGGGCTGGGCAAGGCAATCAACGCCACCGATGCGGATGTCGTCATGCTCGGCTGGACAGGGGAGGAAACGATCTCCATTGGCGAGATCGCCGAAATCAAGAAACCGGTGGTGTGGCGGTTCTCTGACATGTGGCCGCTGTTGGGCACGGAGCACTATGCGAGCGAATCGGAATTCGTTCGCTATACCGTCGCGGGTGCCGGGCAGATTGCCGGGGCGTGGGATCTGGATGCGCGCGTTTTTCGCCGGAAATTGCGATTATGGCGGCGTGCCATCCCGGTCATCGCGCCGAGTCGATGGATGGGTGAGTGTGTTCGGAGGAGCGCATTCGCCAATACCTGGCCCGTTCGCATTGTGCCAACGCCTGTCGATACCGGAGTCTTCGCGCCGCGGGATCGGGCAGCCGCCAGGCGGGCGCTCGGACTTCCCTTGGACCGTCGATTGATCGTGTTCGGCGCCTTGGGAGGTGATACCGATCCTCGCAAGGGTGCGGATCTTCTGGCTGCGGCAACCGTCACGCTGCGCTCCTCCGAGCTTGCGTGCATCATCGTCGGAAAAGACACACCTGGGCGACGAGCGGAATTTTCCCTGCCCACTTTCGACCTTGGCCTGATCAACGACGATGCGACCTTGGCGGGAATCTACGCCGCCGCCGATGTGGCGGTGTTGCCGTCCAGACTGGACAATCTCCCTCAGTTTGGTCTGGAGGCACAGGCCTGCGGCTGTCCGGTCGTGACCTTTGACACAGGAGGGCTGAGCGATCTGGTCGAGGATCGGGTTACGGGTGCTCTGGCAGAGCCGTTTTGTGTCGCCGATCTTGCGGCGGCGATTCGGTGGGTGGTTTCGGATCAAGCGAGGCTCACAGCCCTGAGTCATGCTGCGCGTGAGCGGGCGCTCGCTCTGTGGGCGCCGGAGGTCGTTTTGCCGCAGTATCTTGACGTGTTCGCCCGGGCTGCCCGGGGAGATTTCTCGCTGGGGACGGCCCTGGTCCCATGA
- a CDS encoding glycosyltransferase family 2 protein, with amino-acid sequence MRFSCVIPTFNRRERLRVALASVASQSVRPEEIVVVDDGSRDDTQEYLTGLQRTSPDLPLVVLRQENRGPAAARNAGIRIASGDYVAFLDDDDLWLPEKLARQQQILAVHPDIALLGCGADTLFAPRGGLLQDIGLRSMLIRNWFLTPGVVARRDVLLACGGFPEDMCVCEDYALWLSIAEKHRCALLNEKLIVCGDGKRSFGESGLSGNLRALYAGEREVYRRWRKGRRGGGLYLGMCEFLAAIKHMRRRMVVAWERGTADPAP; translated from the coding sequence ATGCGATTCAGTTGTGTCATTCCGACCTTTAACCGTCGCGAGCGCCTTCGTGTTGCGCTCGCCTCGGTGGCGTCGCAATCGGTGCGCCCGGAGGAGATCGTCGTTGTCGATGATGGCTCGCGCGACGACACGCAGGAATACTTGACGGGCCTTCAGCGCACTTCTCCCGACTTGCCTCTCGTCGTCTTGCGCCAGGAGAATCGGGGCCCCGCCGCAGCGCGAAATGCCGGGATAAGGATCGCCAGTGGGGATTACGTAGCCTTCCTGGACGATGACGACCTTTGGTTGCCGGAAAAGTTGGCTCGTCAGCAGCAAATCCTGGCCGTTCATCCGGACATCGCTTTGCTGGGTTGTGGGGCCGACACTCTCTTCGCTCCCCGGGGCGGGCTGCTACAGGACATCGGTCTGAGGAGCATGCTGATTCGGAACTGGTTCTTGACGCCGGGAGTCGTTGCGCGTCGGGATGTGCTTTTGGCCTGCGGAGGGTTTCCTGAAGACATGTGTGTTTGCGAGGACTATGCGCTCTGGTTGAGCATTGCCGAGAAGCACCGGTGCGCGCTGCTCAACGAAAAGTTAATCGTGTGTGGCGACGGTAAGCGCTCCTTCGGGGAGAGCGGATTGTCCGGAAACCTGAGGGCGCTCTACGCAGGAGAGCGGGAGGTTTACCGGAGGTGGCGCAAGGGTCGGAGAGGGGGAGGGCTCTACCTGGGAATGTGCGAATTTCTCGCCGCCATCAAACATATGCGGCGACGCATGGTCGTTGCCTGGGAGCGAGGGACGGCCGACCCGGCACCCTGA
- a CDS encoding glycosyltransferase family 4 protein, whose amino-acid sequence MNGELILVTHYFSTHRGGVEKVAGELVGRLAKDHGWRATWVSSAGDVLPGGLGERVRLVPVGAWNGMERRFGIPWPIWHPRGLIRLWQAIGRADVLHLHDALYFGNLCACAMARLRGVPVIVTQHVGDVPYASALFRRAHASANRTLGRLVLGMAQQVVFVSPAVRDEFSRYCRFRSSPAYVPNGVDTSCFSPSGPLPECLEIHRAHQSGRRVFLFVGRFVEKKGLAILHDLALRLPHDLWVFAGHGPLDPQSWNQPNVLVVRGESGAGLARYYRAADVLVLPSTGEGFPLVVQEAMACGTPAMVGEETAAGCPEARALLLVEKLGDAMAPMRWAGRLSEQPGRRDGSPRRRSEVAAFARERWSWECATGQYAKLIGKLVTGHEGERAPAPGNRMRGEE is encoded by the coding sequence GTGAATGGCGAACTGATACTGGTCACACACTACTTCTCGACCCACCGAGGGGGGGTCGAGAAGGTTGCGGGCGAACTGGTCGGTCGCCTTGCCAAGGACCATGGTTGGCGGGCGACTTGGGTTTCGAGTGCCGGGGATGTCCTGCCCGGCGGGCTCGGGGAGCGCGTGCGACTCGTTCCCGTGGGGGCTTGGAACGGAATGGAGCGACGCTTCGGTATCCCTTGGCCGATCTGGCATCCCCGGGGGCTGATTCGCTTGTGGCAAGCGATTGGGCGGGCTGATGTGTTGCACCTGCACGACGCCCTGTATTTCGGCAATCTGTGTGCCTGCGCGATGGCACGCTTGAGGGGTGTTCCTGTCATTGTCACGCAGCATGTTGGCGATGTGCCGTACGCCTCGGCGCTATTCAGACGAGCCCATGCCTCGGCCAATCGAACGCTGGGGCGTTTGGTGCTCGGAATGGCGCAGCAGGTGGTGTTCGTCAGCCCAGCGGTTCGCGACGAGTTTTCCCGCTATTGTCGCTTCAGATCGTCGCCGGCCTACGTTCCGAATGGGGTGGATACAAGCTGCTTTTCCCCTTCGGGACCCTTGCCGGAGTGTCTGGAAATCCACCGTGCGCATCAGTCGGGACGTCGCGTATTTCTCTTTGTCGGTCGCTTTGTCGAAAAAAAAGGACTGGCTATCCTGCACGATTTGGCATTGCGTTTGCCCCACGATCTGTGGGTGTTTGCGGGGCATGGCCCACTTGATCCGCAGTCCTGGAATCAGCCTAACGTCCTCGTGGTGCGGGGAGAGTCGGGCGCTGGCCTGGCAAGGTACTACCGGGCAGCGGATGTTCTGGTATTGCCGAGCACCGGGGAGGGATTCCCGCTGGTTGTGCAGGAGGCGATGGCCTGTGGAACGCCGGCCATGGTGGGGGAAGAAACAGCCGCGGGGTGCCCGGAGGCCCGTGCATTGCTGCTGGTTGAAAAGCTGGGTGACGCTATGGCACCAATGCGTTGGGCAGGGCGACTGTCCGAGCAACCGGGCCGGCGGGATGGGTCGCCCAGGCGGCGCAGCGAGGTGGCAGCTTTCGCAAGGGAGCGGTGGTCCTGGGAGTGCGCGACAGGGCAGTATGCCAAGCTGATCGGAAAACTCGTGACGGGGCACGAGGGCGAACGTGCCCCCGCGCCTGGAAACCGGATGAGGGGCGAGGAATGA
- a CDS encoding histidine phosphatase family protein, which translates to MDLLLWRHAEAEDGPDDMERQLTERGKTQARSMAQWILAHCPKNLRVLSSPALRCRQTAEALKLPFEPIDSLGPGAGTRALLDATGWPASPGAVLVVGHQPTLGMAAARLISGHDTHWTVRKGAIWWIAQQVHGSRPRTVLRAVLPPELVESIHGSTT; encoded by the coding sequence ATGGATTTGCTGTTGTGGCGGCATGCAGAGGCGGAAGACGGGCCGGACGATATGGAACGGCAATTGACCGAACGCGGAAAAACACAGGCAAGGTCCATGGCGCAGTGGATACTTGCCCACTGCCCCAAAAATTTGCGCGTCCTCTCAAGCCCCGCGCTGCGTTGCCGTCAGACCGCCGAAGCTCTGAAATTACCCTTCGAACCGATCGACAGCCTTGGGCCGGGAGCGGGTACTCGAGCGCTGCTCGATGCCACCGGATGGCCGGCAAGCCCCGGGGCCGTCCTGGTAGTCGGACACCAACCAACCCTCGGCATGGCAGCCGCCCGACTGATCTCAGGACACGATACCCATTGGACCGTACGAAAAGGGGCAATATGGTGGATCGCCCAGCAGGTCCATGGGAGCCGGCCTCGAACAGTACTTCGGGCAGTGCTCCCGCCAGAATTGGTCGAATCCATTCATGGCTCCACGACGTAG
- a CDS encoding CHAD domain-containing protein, giving the protein MATEIELKLALPRSAAPRLGRHPLLAPHPAVSHTLENTYYDTPDLALQRRGVALRLRRRGRVWLLTVKSAEPAVGGLAARSEWEAAARPGVWDFGHVDDPRLRQELEGIAPRLTALFTTHFRRRAWTLSYGRSRVEVALDLGTIASGERSEPLAEVEIELLAGERDDLFALARELQTTLPLSPASASKAERGYRLFLGEPRQPCKARIPTLSPDLTPVAAFQDIASACLDQLQRNLAGQAPDCDPEFLHQARIALRHLRSALKVFAPVLPQDFATSWSAAWRPLAAALGETRDWDVFVGEALPPIVAAFPQDRGALYLPAAAGRCAARASSALRRQLADPDHPRLLLDFTAALAGLPSAPADLEAFARAAINRQSSQTRRLARRHAVLDDVERHRLRIRIKKLRYTLEFFATLLPRRRLKPYLAALTQLQDELGLANDHVTALELLHRLPARHRSGPVLGWLRGRHALLLTEQAEALETWLAQAKPWKRK; this is encoded by the coding sequence ATGGCGACGGAAATCGAGCTGAAACTGGCGCTGCCCCGCTCCGCCGCCCCCCGCCTGGGCCGCCACCCCCTGCTGGCCCCTCACCCCGCGGTCAGCCACACCCTGGAGAACACGTACTACGACACACCGGACCTTGCCCTCCAGCGGCGCGGCGTGGCCTTGCGCTTGCGCCGCCGCGGCAGGGTCTGGCTGCTGACGGTCAAGTCCGCGGAACCGGCGGTCGGTGGACTGGCCGCCCGCAGCGAGTGGGAAGCCGCCGCCCGGCCCGGCGTCTGGGATTTTGGCCACGTCGATGACCCCAGGCTGCGCCAGGAACTGGAAGGCATCGCCCCCCGCCTCACCGCCCTCTTCACCACCCACTTCCGTCGCCGCGCCTGGACCCTGAGCTACGGCCGCTCCCGGGTGGAGGTCGCCCTCGACCTGGGGACCATCGCCAGCGGCGAGCGCAGCGAACCCCTGGCCGAGGTCGAAATCGAACTCCTCGCCGGCGAGCGCGACGACCTCTTCGCCCTGGCGCGGGAACTCCAGACGACCCTCCCCCTCTCCCCGGCCTCCGCCTCCAAGGCCGAACGGGGCTACCGCCTCTTCCTGGGAGAGCCACGGCAGCCCTGCAAAGCGAGAATTCCGACCCTCTCCCCCGATCTGACTCCCGTCGCCGCCTTTCAGGACATCGCCTCGGCCTGCCTCGACCAGTTGCAGCGCAACCTGGCCGGTCAGGCACCGGATTGCGATCCCGAGTTCCTGCACCAGGCCCGCATCGCCCTGCGCCACCTGCGCTCGGCCCTCAAGGTCTTCGCCCCGGTCCTGCCGCAGGACTTTGCCACGTCCTGGTCCGCCGCCTGGCGTCCCCTGGCCGCCGCGCTGGGCGAAACCCGTGACTGGGACGTCTTCGTTGGCGAAGCCCTTCCTCCTATCGTCGCCGCCTTTCCGCAAGACCGCGGCGCCTTGTATCTTCCCGCCGCCGCAGGGCGCTGCGCCGCCCGGGCCTCAAGCGCCCTCCGCCGCCAGCTTGCCGACCCCGACCATCCCCGCCTGCTGCTGGATTTCACCGCGGCGCTCGCAGGCCTGCCCTCCGCGCCCGCCGACCTGGAAGCGTTCGCCCGCGCAGCCATCAACCGCCAGTCCAGCCAAACCCGTCGCCTCGCCCGGCGCCACGCCGTCCTGGACGACGTCGAGCGCCACCGTCTGCGCATCCGCATCAAGAAATTGCGCTACACCCTGGAGTTCTTCGCCACGCTCCTGCCCCGCCGACGCCTGAAGCCCTACCTCGCGGCGCTGACCCAGTTACAGGACGAACTCGGCCTCGCCAACGACCACGTCACTGCCCTGGAACTCCTCCACCGCCTTCCCGCCCGCCACCGCAGCGGCCCCGTCCTCGGCTGGCTCCGCGGGCGCCATGCGCTCCTGCTGACCGAACAAGCCGAGGCCCTGGAGACCTGGCTGGCTCAAGCGAAACCCTGGAAAAGGAAGTAG